One region of Centropristis striata isolate RG_2023a ecotype Rhode Island chromosome 3, C.striata_1.0, whole genome shotgun sequence genomic DNA includes:
- the rbp7b gene encoding retinoid-binding protein 7 has protein sequence MPVDYSGTWDMISSENFEGYMIALGIDFATRKIASLLKPQKVIKQDGDCFIIQTFSTFRNYEISFKIGEEAEEVTKGLDNRTCQTVVNWEGDKLVCVQRGKKKNRTWTHWIEGDQLHLEITCEDQVCKQIFKRTL, from the exons ATGCCTGTTGACTACAGCGGGACGTGGGACATGATCAGCAGTGAGAATTTTGAGGGCTACATGATCGCTCTGG GCATCGACTTTGCAACACGCAAGATCGCCTCCCTGCTGAAGCCTCAGAAAGTGATTAAGCAAGACGGAGACTGTTTCATAATCCAAACATTCAGTACCTTCAGAAACTACGAGATTTCATTTAAAATTGGAGAAGAGGCAGAAGAAGTGACTAAAGGACTGGACAACAGGACATGCCAG ACTGTGGTGAACTGGGAAGGTGATAAGCTGGTGTGTGTTCAGAGGGGAAAGAAGAAGAACCGGACGTGGACTCACTGGATTGAGGGAGACCAGCTTCATCTG GAAATTACTTGCGAGGATCAAGTCTGCAAGCAAATCTTCAAGAGGACCCTTTAA
- the LOC131968130 gene encoding uncharacterized protein LOC131968130 → MWSCWQFFSCSSLTRKAGVELRASMFLYMFIFMFLYMFIFMFLYMFILMAYHSSRWIPRSQRIKFQIVNGVFAAVVLVPQLYVLGRPRSWRYCKQPLLNNLSASIASSFIASGFSVIFTLIDPVPQSLWASYHMFGLLTCVQGLCTVILTLSAAACAKTTTELYYMSLILTVASIFSTGEVFFLN, encoded by the exons ATGTGGAGCTGCTGGCAGTTcttcagctgcagcagcctgACGAGGAAAGCAGGAGTAGAGTTACGAGCATCCATGTTCCTCTACATGTTCATCTTCATGTTCCTCTACATGTTCATCTTCATGTTCCTCTACATGTTCATCTTGATGGCGTATCACAGCAGCAGATGGATACCAAGGAGTCAGAGGATAAAATT TCAAATAGTGAATGGCGTGTTCGCAGCAGTGGTCCTGGTGCCTCAGCTCTACGTCCTGGGAAG GCCCAGATCCTGGAGATACTGCAAGCAGCCTCTTCTAAACAACCTGTCAGCCTCCATAGCCTCGTCCTTCATAGCTTCAG GTTTCTCAGTGATATTCACGTTGATAGACCCGGTTCCTCAGAGCTTGTGGGCTTCCTATCACATGTTCGGGCTGCTGACATGCGTTCAGGGATTGTGCACCGTCATCCTGACTCTGTCTGCTGCAGCATGT GCCAAAACCACCACTGAGCTGTACTACATGTCCCTTATTCTCACTGTTGCTTCTATTTTCAGTACAggtgaagtattttttttaaattaa